Part of the Deinococcus reticulitermitis genome is shown below.
ATGGCTCCGGCAGCGCCAAGCCAGACACGGCGCTTACTGATGACGCTCGTGCCGTCAGGGGTCGGCGTGAGATGCGCGGCGTCGCCTTCCAGCATCAGGAAACCGTGGTCTGCAGCAACTACTACCTGCCGGAAACCAGCACTCAGCAGGCGCAGCACGGCGTCCCGCACCTCACGCAGCAGGACCGGGAATGCACTGGCAACCGCTGCATCGGCTTCGCCCACCGTGTCGAGGTCACCGCAACGCACGACGAGCAGTTGCACACCTGCATCAATTTTTTTCTTGAGTGCCGCGTCGGTCTTGGGAAGTTTGTCCAGGGTGGTGTCTTCGGGATGAAGCTCAGCAGCGGCCTGCTCGAGATATTTGGTGCGGGCACGGAGGTCAGGCAGTCGCACATCTTTCAACACGGGGACTCCCTGCTCCCCGAGGGTGAGGCCATTCTCCGCTCCGGGCAGCAGCGCGGCCATGCCGAAGGGCGTGATGGTGGGCAGCACGGCACTCCGCGCTTCGAGTCGCACGTGAAGGGCCCCGTCGCGCGCTCGAATTTCTGAGGCGAGGTCGGCGCCCAGGTCGTATCGCAGGGCATCAACCAACAGGTAGGCGGTTGGTCCGTCCAGGACTGCAGGAGTCACGGCTTCCAGGAAGATGCGGGTCTGGGCCGGCAACGGCAGTTGGAATCCTTCCTTCCGGTACGCGGTGTGCAGCGCCTCGTTCATGGTGTAGAGCGTTTCAGCGTAGTCCACCCGCGCCTGCCTGACTGCCTGCTGAGTGCCTGCGGGAATATCGACCAGCGTATCGAGTGCACGGGCGGCGCGGTCCAGATCATGCCAGGACTCCACATACCGCTGGGTCAGGTGGCTCAGCGTGCCCTTGAGCTCACTGCGGACGGTGGCACTGAGAGACGTCACGTTCAGGACGAGTGTCAGTACTTCCCACGCAGCAAGTCGCTCAGGTCGCGCGGCCCAGAACGACGTGCTGCGGGCATCCAGGTAGGCTCTGGTGAGGTCCAAGCGCCCCTCTTGCAGCGCGAGAGCCGCAGCCTCCCGGGCCAGGTCATCCTGCTTCGGGAGCCAGACGGTGTCGGTGGGTTGCGGAGGATGAATGGTCAGGGTGTCCTGTAACTGGGTGGCGCTCTCGGCGTATAGCGCTGCTGAACTGTGTCGCAGCCGGTTCAGCAGCACGGTTGCCCGGGCCCGCTGCTCGGTGGCTTCTGATGATTTGGAGGTCACGAGCGTGAAGGCCTGCGCCCATGTGTCGGCGCGCAGGGCGGCAGTGTCTTTGCCGGAGGCGCCCAGGGTGGCACGCAGGAATGCGGCGAGGTCTGCGAACTTCACCGCTCCATCCAGTTCTGGGCTCGTTATGAAACGCTCCAGAATGAGATCAGGGTCTCCACTGCCGTACACGATGGCCAGCGCGCCAGTGTCGAGGATCGCCTGCCGTCCGTACTCGTCAAGTCGGGCAAGGTCAGGCGGAACCGGGGCCTCGAACAGGGCGTTGACCTGACCAGGTGTCATCCGGTCTGCGAGGGCCTCGCGGGCCAGGACGTCCAACGGAAGGCTCAACCGGGTTCCGGCTCGCTCGTATTCTTCCAGGGGATTAAGATTCGCCGGCTGTGGCGTGGCCGACACGTACAGAAGCAGTGTACCTTCGGCCCATGGACCGGTCCCCCGCAGAGCGCAGAAGGTCTCCTCTGCGGCAAGCTTCACCGCGAGGTAGCTCCCGCTGAAGATCACGACCTGGGTCTCTGAGTTCAGGCTGGTCGCGACTTCCTCCAGATGCCGATCCGGGTCGTACAGCACGACCGTCCCATGACGCCGCAGGGCGTCGCGGAGCAACCTGCGGGCATGTTCGGTGACAGGGTGTGACGTGCCGGTCATGCGGCCCCTCTGGGTGAAGGCTGAAGTGCGCCTGGTTGAGCGGCGTTGGCGGCGCGGAAGAGTGCCGCAGCGTCGAGGAATCGATCATCCCGGTTGTAGACCAGCAGTGCGCTGCTGCCTCCGCTCGCCAGTCGCTTCACACGGGTCAGTGCGACGTAGATCTGCCGGGCACGTTCAAGTGGTTCCGCGTGGGAGGCCTGATCCAGCAGGAGAACCAGGTAGGGAGCTTCCCAGCCCTTGAAGCTCTGCAGGCTGCACACCTTGATCTGCCCAGCTCCAGGTTGGAAACGCCATTTCTCCTCGCGACGGCGCCAGGGGTCGCGTTCACCCTGTGGGTCAAAGACGTGTACCACTTCTTTCCCGTCCCGCTGCAACGCCTGGATGACTGGAAGCGCCAGGTCATGACTGTCGACCAGGATGCAGATGTCATTGGCATGGGCGTTGAACTGAGGGGACATGAGCTGGTCGACGGCATTGAGGACCAGAGCCGGAAAGCGTGATTTATCGTGTTCGCGCACGTTCTGCCAGTGCACGAAGTGCTTGAACAGGTCTGCCTGCGGAAGGTCCTTGGGGTCGAAGGTGTAAGTCGGATCGATGTACTGCCGCTGGAAGCGGGCTGCGATTTCAGCGAAGACCGCAGGGAGCCGCTGACTGCGCTTGAGTTCCGCCGGGCGGCCACGGAATCCGAGTCCTCCCGTGTCCTGCTCAATCCAGACCAGATCCCGCCCGTACAGGTTCTGTACCGTGTCGTACGCGATCAGCAGTTCATCATTCGCCGTGAGGGTCCGAAGCACTCCCTGCACCCACAGGCGGTTGAAGTCCTGCCCTTCGTCGATCAGCACCGCGTCGAAGTGGCAGTCCGGGTGCATCTGGCGTCCCTGGAGGCCCTGGAGGAGTTGCGCAGGCCACTCCTGTTCCAGGATGCGGGTCACCTCGTCCGGTGGCGTCTCGTCGTCGAGGGGCGTGAGGGTGATGTCGTGCAGTCCAGCCATCCATTTGACGAAATCGTGGTAGTGGCGGTGCACCAGCTGGCGTTTCATTACGGGCCAGTGGTCACGGGCGGTCTGCTGCGCAATGAGGTCGCGCACGTAGTGCTGGAGGGTGATGTTGTAACTCAGGAACAGAACCCGCTGTCCGGCGGCCAGGAGGTTCGCGGCACGGGTCGCCAGGACCAGGGTCTTGCCTGAGCCGGCCACACCGCGCAATCGACGGTGAATGCGGGGCGCGGGTTGAGCCTGGGCACGCTGCTCCGGCGTGAGAACGATGGGTTGCCGGCGTTCCTGTGCGTACGCCATCGGGTGTAGCCAGGTCGACAGGTCGTCCACGAAGGCCTGGAGTTGTCCTCCCTGCGCGAACTTCGAGCGGCGGTATTTGAGGGTCTTCAACCCGCAGTCGCCCAGCCGCCCCTCCCGGATGGCCTGAACGTGAGTGTGATCAAGCACCCGGACGTGTTCGGGATGACCACAGAACGCGGCTCCCTGCACGCTGGTGGCGTGATGGAAGTACACAGCTGTTTCCACCACACCCCAGGCGTCCTCCCCGTGCACCCCTTCAAGTTCCAGGTACTTGCGGGAGTACAGCCGCAGGATATTGCTGTACACGTCCCGCACCTGATCGGCAGGGTTGCGCTTGGTGTGCCAGCGGCCGTCGGTGCCGCGCACTTGGGCAACACCACGGTACCGGCCGGTGGCGAAGTCATAGTCCTTCACCTCGATCAACACCACACCCTGCAGAGGGTGGGTGAGAACGAAGTCGGGACGGTCGCCATTCAGGTGAGGCTGCTCGAACACCGTCCAGCCGGGGAGGTCCGCGGCGGCCAGCGTGTCGAGAAGGTGCTGTTCGCCTGGGGTGCGCCTGACATTGCGATCCTCGTTGAGCACCACTCTGGGCGGCTGAGCGACGCGCGTCACTGCTTCTCCACCACGTACGCCGCCACCTCGACCATTGCCTTATCAAGGACGCCATACCCGAGGTCTGCCACGACTTCCAGATGCCCTTCACCCAGCAGGATCTCCTCGCGCCACTTCGTGAAGCTCTTGAGGAAGAACCCCGTGCGGCTGCTGAGACAGCCCAGCCGGCCACGGGGCACCAGGAGGTTCAGGCCGCGCTCCACGAACGCCGCGTACAGGTCGTTCTTCGTGCGCGGGTACAGTTTCTCGAACGTGCCCTTGCTGTCGCGGGCAGCTGCGCCGAACGGCGGGTTCATCAGAACCACGTCGTACTCCAGACTCATCAGTTCCAGCAGGCGCAGCGCCTGCCGGCTGTCATCCCCGAACATGAACGCACGCACCTCGCCTGCGTCCGCGGCGTGTTCCGCATACGCATCCAGCGCGGCCAGGACATCCGGAAGGAGTTGCGTCTCATTCCACAGGGGCGTCCTCCGGGTCAGCTGCTCAATGGTGTCACTTGTCTTGAGCATGATGCCCAGCTCATCCGCGTGCAGGAACTCCTTGTGGACGTGACTCAGCGCCTGCTGGATGAATTCCCGGCGGGGATGATCGGTAAACTCGGCGGCCACGAACGCCCCGAACTCCGCGGCGTTCCCGGGCAACTGCTGCGCATGCACGATGTTCCCACGCATCGGCCGGGCCTTCCGGTCGTACCCGAGGGCCTTGAGGTACAGCGCCACCTGCGTGACCTGCGCCACGCGGCGGTCGATGTCGACACCGTACAGGTTGCGTTCAATGATCAGTTCCGGCAGGCGCGCGAAGAACTCGTACCGGTCCGGGAATTCAGCCCGCAGCCCCTGGCCCAGCTCGGCGTGCTCGTACACCTCGCTGTAGATGTCATGCAACACCTCGAAGGCGTAGAGCAGGAAGTGCCCGGAGCCGCAGGCAGGGTCGATCACCCTCAGGTTGCGCGGGTCCTTGAACGGCCGTGGCGTTGTCTCATCCCGGACCAGGAACTCCCAGGTGTCAGCCAGGTGGGTGTCGGCGTGCATTTCGAGCCACATGCGGCCCAGGGTGTTCTGCACCAGGAAGCGCACCACGTACTGTGGCGTGAAGAACTGATTGCGAAACGCCAGTTCGTCACTGCTGCGCGGCGTGGGCGATTCCTTGCGGACGCGCTTGCGCAGCTCTTCGGGCGTGAAGTACTGGTAGATCCAGCCCAGCGTCTCGTCGGACTTCCAGACGACCTCACCCAGCGCCTCCATGCTCTCCCCCAGAGCCAGCACCGAGGCCTTGTCCGGCTTCACCAGGTCGTACCGCCCGCTCGCGTCCCGCAGGGACGGCACCTGGGTGCTCACGTCCGCCATCAGCAGATCCACGAACAGCATGTAAGGGTCTTCCCCCGCTGGCAGGGACGGGCCCGCGACGGACCGGAAGAACTTCGCGGCGGGGGCGTCCTCACTGCCCGTCAGGGACGGCAGGTAGTGCCCGCGCGCTTCCAGCAGCTTGATGCCCGCCAGGCGGTTGAGCACCGTGAACGCACACGCCCGCAGGTAGGCCTCAAAATCCAACACGAGCGGCTTCACCTGCCCGGAATCGAACTTCTCCCCGGCGCTAGCCATCCGGCGCCTGGCGCTGTCCTCGATGGCCGTGAGGATGATCCGGCGGCGTTCCTGCAGCCGGCGGCTCTGCGCGACGCGCGGCACATCCGCCACCGCCAGCACCACCAGCTCCGCCAGCGGGTCGCTGTCCCCGGCGGCCTTCTTCCCCTTGCCGGCCGTGGCCCCGGTGGGCCGCCGGATGCCGTACAGCGCCCCGATCTGCTCTTCGA
Proteins encoded:
- a CDS encoding nuclease-related domain-containing DEAD/DEAH box helicase — protein: MTRVAQPPRVVLNEDRNVRRTPGEQHLLDTLAAADLPGWTVFEQPHLNGDRPDFVLTHPLQGVVLIEVKDYDFATGRYRGVAQVRGTDGRWHTKRNPADQVRDVYSNILRLYSRKYLELEGVHGEDAWGVVETAVYFHHATSVQGAAFCGHPEHVRVLDHTHVQAIREGRLGDCGLKTLKYRRSKFAQGGQLQAFVDDLSTWLHPMAYAQERRQPIVLTPEQRAQAQPAPRIHRRLRGVAGSGKTLVLATRAANLLAAGQRVLFLSYNITLQHYVRDLIAQQTARDHWPVMKRQLVHRHYHDFVKWMAGLHDITLTPLDDETPPDEVTRILEQEWPAQLLQGLQGRQMHPDCHFDAVLIDEGQDFNRLWVQGVLRTLTANDELLIAYDTVQNLYGRDLVWIEQDTGGLGFRGRPAELKRSQRLPAVFAEIAARFQRQYIDPTYTFDPKDLPQADLFKHFVHWQNVREHDKSRFPALVLNAVDQLMSPQFNAHANDICILVDSHDLALPVIQALQRDGKEVVHVFDPQGERDPWRRREEKWRFQPGAGQIKVCSLQSFKGWEAPYLVLLLDQASHAEPLERARQIYVALTRVKRLASGGSSALLVYNRDDRFLDAAALFRAANAAQPGALQPSPRGAA
- a CDS encoding PglZ domain-containing protein is translated as MTGTSHPVTEHARRLLRDALRRHGTVVLYDPDRHLEEVATSLNSETQVVIFSGSYLAVKLAAEETFCALRGTGPWAEGTLLLYVSATPQPANLNPLEEYERAGTRLSLPLDVLAREALADRMTPGQVNALFEAPVPPDLARLDEYGRQAILDTGALAIVYGSGDPDLILERFITSPELDGAVKFADLAAFLRATLGASGKDTAALRADTWAQAFTLVTSKSSEATEQRARATVLLNRLRHSSAALYAESATQLQDTLTIHPPQPTDTVWLPKQDDLAREAAALALQEGRLDLTRAYLDARSTSFWAARPERLAAWEVLTLVLNVTSLSATVRSELKGTLSHLTQRYVESWHDLDRAARALDTLVDIPAGTQQAVRQARVDYAETLYTMNEALHTAYRKEGFQLPLPAQTRIFLEAVTPAVLDGPTAYLLVDALRYDLGADLASEIRARDGALHVRLEARSAVLPTITPFGMAALLPGAENGLTLGEQGVPVLKDVRLPDLRARTKYLEQAAAELHPEDTTLDKLPKTDAALKKKIDAGVQLLVVRCGDLDTVGEADAAVASAFPVLLREVRDAVLRLLSAGFRQVVVAADHGFLMLEGDAAHLTPTPDGTSVISKRRVWLGAAGAMPAGVISVPASGADLHGEQAAALTLAFPPGRALFKTTGNTRYTHGGPSLQERVVPLITISREAKEPRFIAKRQKTPGTLSAGLQLLPGTTFLSGHVLWTHESGLFNSETATLTVRLECQNPAGDAAVLFTPSSATGEVTLQPNMPLPVMFTAPVASKHWTLRVRDASGAELTVATTLASSQPLAPQSAWQTPAGAPTPSDNILPFLNAVVKQKDMSEQDLDELRRKEGLKRSDLNAFKRYVDALLAAGFNSIALDMNTLPARYRHKE
- a CDS encoding Eco57I restriction-modification methylase domain-containing protein, which gives rise to MNQEERNALRGAVQLWRRTLENDIEEQIGALYGIRRPTGATAGKGKKAAGDSDPLAELVVLAVADVPRVAQSRRLQERRRIILTAIEDSARRRMASAGEKFDSGQVKPLVLDFEAYLRACAFTVLNRLAGIKLLEARGHYLPSLTGSEDAPAAKFFRSVAGPSLPAGEDPYMLFVDLLMADVSTQVPSLRDASGRYDLVKPDKASVLALGESMEALGEVVWKSDETLGWIYQYFTPEELRKRVRKESPTPRSSDELAFRNQFFTPQYVVRFLVQNTLGRMWLEMHADTHLADTWEFLVRDETTPRPFKDPRNLRVIDPACGSGHFLLYAFEVLHDIYSEVYEHAELGQGLRAEFPDRYEFFARLPELIIERNLYGVDIDRRVAQVTQVALYLKALGYDRKARPMRGNIVHAQQLPGNAAEFGAFVAAEFTDHPRREFIQQALSHVHKEFLHADELGIMLKTSDTIEQLTRRTPLWNETQLLPDVLAALDAYAEHAADAGEVRAFMFGDDSRQALRLLELMSLEYDVVLMNPPFGAAARDSKGTFEKLYPRTKNDLYAAFVERGLNLLVPRGRLGCLSSRTGFFLKSFTKWREEILLGEGHLEVVADLGYGVLDKAMVEVAAYVVEKQ